One Prunus dulcis chromosome 8, ALMONDv2, whole genome shotgun sequence DNA window includes the following coding sequences:
- the LOC117638427 gene encoding uncharacterized protein LOC117638427 translates to MTKSIGEGSGSLNKPDAFFEEVFNYESQLTQGYVEQVPNIGTIRTVDVPVELAGNVINEEGNKEENGEEYSTKEDIDIDGNTYLPKDFVVAACEEDSDTNSEKGFDSPNYSSDEEGERRRKFPEFCKSDLDNPKFEKGMLLGRKEVLKKAMKNYARSIVSFNRVDANDNTYPIAYAAVELETKKTWSWFLEFLIDDLGPGLNRAFDIVVPQAQHRWCVRHMYGNFKDKFKGEGLKDLLWSATRATNRYEFQVEMNKLKDMNGAAYDWLMSKDLDKWARHRFSTAPKCDMLLNNLCETFNSYILIAPDKTILTMLEMIRCNIMKRFQMKRETMSKHEGVICPKIQKMLEKIKYANSSWTL, encoded by the exons ATGACGAAAAGCATAGGAGAAGGCAGTGGAAGCTTGAACAAACCAG ATGCATTTTTTGAAGAggtttttaattatgagtCACAGTTGACCCAAGGATATGTAGAACAAGTGCCTAACATAGGAACTATAAGAACTGTAGATGTTCCTGTAGAGCTGGCTGGGAATGTCATCAATGAAGAGGgtaataaagaagaaaatggtgaAGAATATAGTACTAAAGAAGATATTGATATTGAtg GAAATACTTATCTCCCTAAAGATTTTGTGGTTGCTGCTTGTGAAGAAGACAGTGATACAAACTCTGAGAAAGGATTTGACTCTCCTAATTACTCTTCAGATGAGGAAGGTgaaagaaggagaaaatttCCAGAGTTTTGTAAGTCTGATTTGGATAACCCTAAATTTGAGAAGGGAATGTTATTAGGAAGAAAGGAAGTCTTGAAAAAAGCTATGAAAAATTATGCAAG gtcAATTGTTAGCTTCAATAGGGTTGATGCTAATGATAATACGTAtcccattgcatatgctgcaGTGGAgttggaaacaaaaaagactTGGAGTTGGTTTTTGGagtttttgattgatgatcTTGGTCCT GGACTAAACAGAGCATTTGACATTGTGGTGCCTCAAGCCCAGCATAGATGGTGTGTTAGGCACATGTATGGGAACTTCAAGGACAAGTTTAAGGGCGAGGGCCTAAAGGATCTGTTATGGAGTGCAACTAGGGCAACAAATAGGTATGAATTTCAGGTTGAAATGAATAAGCTGAAAGATATGAATGGAGCTGCATATGATTGGTTGATGTCAAAAGATCTAGACAAGTGGGCCAGACATAGGTTTAGTACTGCCCCTAAATGTGACATGTTGTTAAATAACTTGTGTGAAACCTTTAATAGCTATATTTTGATTGCCCCAGATAAAACCATACTAACCATGCTAGAAATGATAAGGTGTAACATTATGAAAAGGTTTCAAATGAAGAGGGAAACAATGTCAAAACATGAGGGGGTCATTTGCCCTAAAATTCAAAAGATGTTGGAGAAGATCAAATATGCCAACTCAAGCTGGACCTTATGA